The Lactuca sativa cultivar Salinas chromosome 2, Lsat_Salinas_v11, whole genome shotgun sequence genome includes a window with the following:
- the LOC111920073 gene encoding probable galacturonosyltransferase 14 yields MQLHFSPSMRSVTISSSNGFIDLMKIKVAARHISYRTLFHTFLILAFLLPFVFILTALVTLEGVNKCSSFDCLGRRLGPKLLGRGDDSGKLVKDFYKILNQVNPEEVSHDLQIPDNFTQLVSEMKSNKYSAKDFAIILKGMMERSEREIRESKLQELMNKHFAASSVPKGIHCLSLRLTDEYSSNAHARRQLPSPEFLPVLSDNSYYHFILSTDNILAAAVVVTSAVQSSLTPEKIVFHVITDKKTYAGMHSWFALNPISPAIIEVKGVHQFDWLTRDNVPVLEAVENHNGIRNYYHGNHISGTNVGDTVTPRSFASKLQARSPKYISLLNHLRIYLPELFPNLEKVVFLDDDVVIQRDLSPLWEVDLGGKVNGAVETCKGEDSWVMSKRFRNYFNFSHPLVAKSLDPNECAWAYGMNVFDLHAWRLTNIRETYHLWLKENLRSNLTLWKLGTLPPALIAFRGHVQGIDPTWHMLGLGYQKKTNIESVKKAAVIHYNGQSKPWLQIGYEHLRPFWSKYVNYSNEFVKNCHILE; encoded by the exons ATGCAGCTACACTTCTCACCTAGCATGAGAAGTGTAACGATATCGAGCAGCAATGGGTTTATTGACTTGATGAAGATCAAGGTCGCAGCTCGGCACATTTCTTATCGAACTCTTTTCCATACCTTCCTCATCCTAGCGTTCTTGCTACCTTTTGTTTTCATCCTCACCGCTCTTGTTACCCTAGAAGGTGTCAACAAGTGTTCCTCATTCG ATTGTTTAGGCAGGCGTTTGGGTCCAAAGCTTCTTGGAAGGGGTGATGATTCAggg aaacttGTTAAAGACTTTTACAAGATCCTTAATCAAGTGAACCCCGAAGAAGTTTCACATGACCTACAAATCCCTGATAACTTTACACAGCTTGTCTCTGAAATGAAAAGCAACAAGTACAGTGCCAAAGATTTTGCTATCATCTTGAAAGGAATG ATGGAGAGATCTGAGAGGGAGATTAGAGAATCTAAACTCCAAGAACTAATGAACAAACATTTTGCAGCAAGTTCAGTTCCAAAAGGCATCCATTGTCTCTCTTTGAGATTAACGGATGAATACTCATCTAACGCCCATGCACGCCGCCAGTTGCCCTCACCGGAATTTCTCCCTGTTCTTTCTGACAACTCATATTACCATTTTATCCTTTCAACCGACAACATCTTGGCAGCTGCTGTTGTGGTCACTTCTGCAGTCCAGTCATCTCTAACACCTGAAAAGATTGTTTTCCATGTCATCACTGATAAGAAGACATACGCAGGCATGCACTCATGGTTTGCCTTAAACCCCATCTCCCCTGCCATTATTGAAGTCAAAGGTGTTCATCAGTTTGACTGGTTGACCCGAGACAATGTTCCTGTTCTTGAAGCCGTTGAAAATCATAATGGAATCCGTAATTACTATCATggaaatcatatatcaggcactaATGTTGGTGATACTGTTACTCCAAGATCATTTGCCTCAAAATTACAAGCTAGAAGCCCTAAATACATATCCTTGCTCAATCATCTTCGCATATATCTCCCAGAG CTATTCCCGAACCTTGAGAAGGTGGTTTTCTTGGATGATGATGTTGTAATTCAAAGGGATTTGTCTCCACTTTGGGAAGTTGACCTTGGTGGAAAAGTCAACGGGGCTGTTGAAACGTGTAAAGGTGAAGATTCATGGGTGATGTCTAAAAGATTCAGAAACTACTTCAACTTTTCTCACCCGCTGGTGGCAAAAAGTTTGGATCCAAATGAGTGTGCCTGGGCATATGGGATGAATGTGTTTGACCTGCATGCATGGAGGTTGACCAACATAAGAGAAACATATCATTTATGGCTTAAAGAG AATCTAAGGTCGAATTTGACATTATGGAAACTTGGGACTTTGCCACCAGCTTTGATTGCATTTAGGGGACATGTGCAAGGCATTGATCCTACGTGGCATATGTTGGGGTTGGGGTACCAGAAGAAGACAAACATTGAGAGTGTAAAGAAGGCGGCTGTGATACATTACAATGGGCAATCAAAACCATGGTTACAGATAGGCTATGAACATCTTCGACCTTTTTGGTCAAAATATGTGAATTACTCCAATGAATTTGTCAAGAATTGTCACATCTTGGAGTAG
- the LOC111920071 gene encoding pentatricopeptide repeat-containing protein At3g29290: MAASLTTSVVFHVPTLGLSEYYHTRIHISRFSEFLSSDITSNSWSAKRKVVSSCRNSRSTRLDRDVPKVSIAYGSVLNEHPMWDDGEEDVDDVSMASSLVSENRLQFLEERDEKNLSWRLLKLSRADKVRSALELYASMDFMGLRPESHAFNALLSCLLRKEELDDALQVFESMRSSGRTSGHSYNLILQGVAKARGFEAAFQMFQELIDDKEETIKADQVLFNMMLTLCRDEKDWIKSEWIWRKMKENDCVGNSVTYRLLVTMFLGFCQYGLAVEAYLEMVQNEVEPDTRTMEAAVMSFVKDGRWDFALSVFRDMMKRKENPNIIVFNALIHSLGNNGQVNLAFKVYDCMRCLGHVPTSYTWNALLIALCRADQYSDALELFEKIQQESPSELGLHLYNTALTACNKLGSWRRGLQILWEMEDLGLEIPVTSYCRVIGACEVGNEPKVALQVYQHMVHKKHNPDTLTLLSLIRSCIWGSLYDEVHEILKLVPPNAHLYNAAVQGFCLREKTESATKLYQEMRELGLSADHKTRAMMLQFLPKI, from the exons ATGGCTGCATCTTTGACGACTTCGGTTGTTTTCCATGTACCGACCCTTGGGCTCTCTGAATACTATCATACCCGCATACATATTTCAAGATTTTCTGAATTTCTTAGTTCAGACATTACATCGAACAGTTGGAGTGCGAAACGGAAAGTAGTGTCTTCCTGCCGTAATTCTAGAAGTACTAGACTTGACAGGGATGTACCCAAGGTTTCAATAGCATACGGATCGGTTCTTAATGAACATCCCATGTGGGACGATGGAGAAGAAGACGTTGACGATGTTAGTATGGCTTCTTCCCTTGTTTCTGAGAACAGACTGCAGTTTTTAGAGGAAAGGGATGAAAAGAATCTGTCATGGCGCCTTTTGAAGCTGAGCAGAGCAGATAAGGTTAGAAGCGCACTGGAGCTTTACGCCTCCATGGATTTCATGGGTCTAAGACCTGAATCACATGCCTTCAATGCTCTTCTCTCGTGTTTGTTGAGGAAGGAAGAGCTTGATGATGCTCTTCAAGTCTTTGAATCCATGAGATCAAGTGGGCGAACAAGTGGACATAGCTACAACTTAATCTTACAAGGAGTTGCAAAAGCTAGAGGCTTTGAAGCCGCGTTTCAAATGTTTCAGGAGCTCATAGACGATAAAGAAGAAACAATAAAAGCCGACCAAGTTTTGTTCAACATGATGCTGACATTATGtcgtgatgaaaaagattggatTAAAAGCGAATGGATTTGGAGGAAGATGAAGGAGAATGATTGTGTAGGAAACTCAGTAACATATCGGTTGTTAGTCACCATGTTTCTAGGGTTTTGTCAGTATGGATTAGCAGTTGAAGCGTATCTTGAAATGGTTCAAAACGAGGTTGAACCAGATACCCGCACCATGGAAGCTGCAGTAATGTCGTTTGTGAAAGATGGGAGATGGGATTTTGCGTTAAGTGTTTTTCGTGATATGATGAAAAGAAAAGAGAATCCAAACATCATCGTATTCAATGCATTGATTCATTCACTTGGGAACAATGGTCAGGTGAATCTTGCATTTAAAGTGTATGATTGCATGAGATGTTTAGGGCATGTTCCTACATCATACACTTGGAATGCACTTCTCATTGCTTTATGTAGAGCGGATCAATACAGTGATGCACTTGAGTTATTTGAGAAAATCCAGCAAGAATCCCCATCTGAGTTGGGATTGCATTTATACAATACTGCATTAACAGCCTGCAACAAGCTTGGATCTTGGAGAAGAGGGTTGCAGATACTATGGGAGATGGAGGATTTGGGATTGGAGATTCCTGTTACATCATATTGTCGTGTGATTGGAGCTTGTGAGGTTGGAAATGAGCCAAAAGTTGCATTGCAGGTATACCAACACATGGTTCATAAAAAACACAATCCCGACACTTTAACTTTGTTGTCACTGATTAGATCTTGCATATGGGGTTCCCTTTATGATGAAGTGCATGAAATCTTGAAA CTTGTTCCTCCAAATGCACATCTTTACAATGCTGCTGTTCAGGGATTTTGTTTGAGAGAAAAGACAGAATCTGCCACTAAGTTGTATCAGGAAATGCGTGAACTTGGGCTTTCAGCTGATCATAAGACACGAGCAATGATGCTGCAATTCTTACCAAAAATCTAA
- the LOC111920072 gene encoding uncharacterized protein LOC111920072 — MEEKNELAEMEKVEDGEEVAVEEVEDEQSKMEGMASIALLPDGSISGHFVHLPHSVCYGIHGTEIACERECSRGEDYRLVKLTIIDFNSKKERDVVVERRGHDAARLCNIDHAHGWEKDVVSLVAKEQEKRKIAISFECETLKADEAAEGHIRQFMPKLTGLDAVVNIGKMSIVGLDFKAEVGRVEPSS; from the exons ATGGAAGAAAAAAACGAGCTTGCAGAAATGG AAAAAGTAGAAGATGGTGAAGAAGTAGCAGTAGAGGAAGTGGAGGATGAACAGTCGAAAATGGAAGGAATGGCATCAATAGCGTTGTTACCAGATGGGTCAATCTCGGGTCATTTTGTTCATCTTCCTCATTCCGTTTGTTACGGCATTCATGGCACTG AGATAGCATGTGAAAGGGAATGTAGCAGGGGTGAAGACTACCGTTTGGTCAAACTGACTATAATAGACTTCAAT AGCAAGAAAGAAAGGGATGTAGTGGTTGAACGAAGAGGTCATGATGCTGCACGCTTATGCAACATTGATCATGCTCATGG ATGGGAGAAGGATGTGGTTAGTTTAGTTGCCAAGGAGCAAGAGAAGAGGAAGATTGCAATTTCTTTTGAGTGTGAAACGCTTAAAGCTGATGAAGCAGCAGAAGGGCATATTAGGCAGTTCATGCCCAAATTAACTGGATTAGATGCTGTTG TTAATATTGGGAAGATGAGTATCGTAGGTTTGGACTTTAAAGCGGAAGTGGGACGTGTGGAGCCAAGTTCCTAA